The sequence TTCTTACGAGGTAAAAATGTCTCCACTCACCTTCTCAGTTTTTGTTGagtaattttcagttgtttaGGATTAGTTAGTCTGCTTTAGAATTTTTATAACTTCTACATATTATTATACCATTATTGCTTTCTGGGGTTACTAAAGACAAATATCTGCCCACCTTTTATATTTGAGGTGAAGGCTTATTGAGTTGAGTTACGATGATTGATCATCTTGCATTTCATTGCGTTATTCCTTCATCTTTTCTTTAGCTAATTCAattagttttaatttctttcttctttttcccatTCATTAGTTTTATGTCATCTTTGTTTCCATATGTTATTGCAGCAGCATCTTTCATCTCTGCTTGCTTGCACTGATGCGGATGTGGTTGAGGCTTGCCTGCAGACTTTAGCTgcttttttaaagaaaacagtTGGAAAGTATTCCATTAGAGATGCTGCACTAAATTCAAAGTTATTCGCTCTTGCACAAGGTTGGGGGGGAAAAGAAGAGGGTCTTGGATTAATTGCTTGTGCAATACAGAATGGTTGTGGCCATATTGCTTATGAGTTAGGTTGTACCCTTCATTTTGAGTTCTATGCATCGAATGATTCAACAGATGACATCCCTGCCACCCAAGGTTTACAAATCATTCATTTACCTAACATCAACACTCATCGAGAGGCAGATCTTGAGCTTTTGAGTAAATTAATTGCCGAGTACAATGTACCCTCTAGTTTaagattttctttattgacaAGATTGCGGTTTGCAAGGGCTTTTGGTTCTTTAGCTACCCGCCAGCAATATGCATGCATTCGCTTGTATGCCTTCATAGTTCTTGTTCAAGCAAATAGTGATGCTGACGACcttgtttctttcttcaacaCTGAACCTGAGTTTGTCAATGAATTAGTGTCGTTATTGAGCTTTGAAGATGTGGTTCTTGAGAAAATTCGAATTCTATGTCTTCTTTCATTGGTTGCTCTATGTCAAGATCGGTCCCGACAGCCTACTGTTTTGACTGCTGTCACGTCGGGTGGGCAACGTGGAATCCTATCCAGTCTCATGCAGAAGGCCATTGATTCTGTCATCAGTGATACATCAAAGTGGTCTGTTGTTTTTGCTGAGGCTCTATTATCTCTTGTCACAGTTTTggtttcatcatcatcaggtTGTTCAGCCATGCGTGAAGCTGGTTTTATTCCCACCCTTCTGCCTTTGCTTAAAGATACAAACCCACAGCACCTTCATCTGGTCAGCACATCTGTGCATATTTTAGAAGCTTTTATGGATTACAGTAATCCAGCTGCTGCATTGTTTCGAGATTTGGGTGGTTTAGACGATACCATCTCTCGCCTTCATGTGGAAGTGTCTCATGTAGAAAATGGCTCAAAGCAACAAGATGAAGATTCTGAGATCATTGGGAGGAGTGCTCAAGTAGTTGCAGGGACTTCCACAGAGCTAGACAACATGCAGCCTTTGTATTCAGAACCACTAGTTTCCTATCACCGACGTTTGCTGATGAAAGCTTTACTGCGTGCTATATCCCTTGGAACTTATGCCCCAGGGAATACTGCCCGTGTTTACGGCTCAGAGGAGAGTCTATTGCCACAATGCTTATGCATAATATTTAAAAGGGCAAAAGATTTTGGTGGTGGGGTGTTTTCACTTGCATCCACAGTCATGAGTGATTTAATTCACAAAGATCCTACCTGTTTTCCGGTCTTAGATGCAGCAGGCCTTCCTTCTGCTTTCTTGGATGCTATAATGGACGGTGTTCTTTGCTCTGCTGAAGCCATTACATGCATACCACAGTGTCTAGATGCCCTTTGCATAAATACTAATAATGGGCTTGAGGCTGTGAAAGAGCGAAATGCTATGAGGTGCTTTGTGAAGATATTTACTTCAAGAACCTATCTGCGTGCCCTTACCAGTGATACACCCGGCTCCTTATCTAGTGGATTGGATGAATTAATGCGCCATGCTTCCTCATTGCGTGGGCCTGGAGTGGATATGCTGATTGAGATCTTAAATGCAATTTCAAAAATTGGACATGGGGTTGATGCTTCGTACATGTCAACTGATCCTCTGTGCTCTTCTACTCCTGTTCCAATGGAAACTGATGGAGAAGAGAGGAACTTGGTCCTGTCTGATGGAGGGGAATCATCCAAAATGGATAGTTCAGAGCAGACTGCCGAACCATCCTCTGATTCTTTAACGGGGAATGTTGAATTATTCCTTCCTGATTGTGTCAGCAATGCTGCACGTCTTCTTGAAACAATACTTCAGAATGGTGACACATGCCGTATATTTGTGGAGAAGAAAGGAGTTGAAGCTGTCCTGCAGTTATTTACCTTGCCTTTAATGCCTCTTTCTGTTTCAGTTGGCCAGAGTATTTCCGTTGCATTTAAGAACTTCTCACCACAACATTCTGCTTCGTTGGCTCGGGCAGTGTGTTCATTCTTGAGAGAGCATCTGAAATCAACAAATGAACTCTTAGTTTCAGTTGGAGGGACTCAACTTGCTGTGGTGGATTCTGCAAAGCAAACTAAAGTTTTGAAACATCTTTCCAGTCTTGAAGGTATTCTGTCTCTGTCTAATGTTCTGTTGAAAGGGACGACTACTGTGGTGTCTGAACTGGGTGCAGCAGATGCTGATGTATTGAAAGATCTTGGGAGTACATACAGAGAAATCATTTGGCAGATATCTCTGTGTAACGATGTCAAGTCAGATGAGAAGATCAGTGCTGAACAAGAACCAGAGAGTGCTGAGGCAGCACCGTCTAATGCGTCTGGAAGAGAGAGTGATGATGATGCTAATATTCCAATGGTGAGATATATGAATCCAGTTTCTATTAGGAATCAGCCCTTGTGGGCCGGAGAACGTGAGTTTCTTTCAGTTGTTCGTTCTGGTGAAGGTTTGCACCGTCGTAGTCGACATGGGTTTACACGCATAAGGGGTGGAAGGACAGGCCGTCATTTGGAGGCTTTAAATGTTGATTCTGAATCTTCATCAACAGTATCGGAGACATCTACTTCCCAggatttaaaaaagaaaagtcctGATGTTCTTGTGATGGAAATTCTCAACAAGCTGGCTTCCACACTACGCTCCTTCTTCACGGCTCTTGTCAAGGGGTTCACATCACCAAATCGGCGTAGAGTTGACTCAGGGTCATTGACTTTGGCTTCAAAGACTCTTGGAACTGCCCTAGCTAAAGTGTTTCTTGAGTCTCTTAGTTTCTCTGGGCATTCTACATCAGCTGGTCTTGATACTTCACTTTCAGTCAAGTGTCGATATCTGGGAAAAGTTGTGGATGATATGGTGTCACTTACATTTGACAGCAGGCGGCGAACTTGTTATACCACAACAGTGAATAATTTCTATGTCCATGGTACCTTTAAGGAGCTGCTTACGACATTTGAAGCTACTAGTCAGTTGTTATGGACCCTACCATACTGTGTGCCAACATCAGGTATTGATCATGAAAAGACAGCTGAAGGAAGTAAACTGTCCCACAGTCCATGGCTGCTTGATACTTTACAGAGCTATTGCCGTGTGCTCGAGTATTTTGTTAATTCTTCTTTACTCTTGTCGACAACCTCTGCATCCCAGGCGCAGTTGCTTGTTCAGCCAGTTGCAGTTGGTCTGTCAATTGGGCTTTTTCCTGTGCCAAGGGACCCCGAAGTTTTTGTTCGTATGCTTCAATCTCAAGTTCTTGATGTGATACTTCCTGTCTGGAACCACCCCATGTTTCCAAATTGTAGTCCAGGTTTCATTGCTTCTATTGTCTCACTTGTTATGCATGTATATTCTGGTGTTGGGGACGTGAAGCAGAATCGCAGTGGCATTTCCGGAAGTACAAACCAACGATTCATGCCACCACCACTTGATGAAAGTACTATTACTACCATTGTTGAGATGGGTTTTTCAAGGGCCAGAGCAGAGGATGCGCTTAGGCGGGTGGAAACAAATAGCGTTGAAATGGCCATGGAATGGCTCTTTAGTCATCCCGAGGATCCTGTGCAGGAGGATGATGAACTGGCTCGGGCACTTGCTCTTTCACTAGGAAATTCATCAGACGCATCAAAAGCTGATAGTGTTGACAAGTCTGTGGATGTGCTGGCAGAAGAGGGTTGTGTGAAAGCTCCCCCTGTTGACGATATCCTTGCGGCGTCGGTTAAGTTGTTTCAGAGTAGTGATACCATGGCATTCCCATTGACAGATTTGCTTGTGACACTTGGCAATCGGAACAAAGGTGAAGACCGACCAAGAGTtgtatcttatctaattcagCAGCTAAAGAACTGTCCATTAGATTTTTCTAAGGATACCAGTGCATTGAGTATGGTATCACATGTTATAGCATTGCTTCTTTCTGAGGATGGAAGCACAAGGGAAACTGCTGCACAACATGGTATTGTGTCTGCTGCAATAGATATCTTGATGAACTTTAAGGCCAAAGATGAGTCGGGCAATGAGCTTATTGTCCCAAAATGTATCAGTGCTCTACTGCTTATCTTGGATAATATGTTGCAATCAAGGCCCAAAATTTCTGAAAACGTTGAAGATACTCAGACAGGGTCTCTGCCTGAATCTGGAGAGCATGCGTCCTTGTCAATCCCTGCATCAGATACAGAGAAAAAACAGGCTACAGATAGCCATGAAAAAGATTCTGCCACGGCATTTGAGAAAATATTGGGGAAATCTACTGGTTATTTGACTATGGAAGAATGTCATAACGTGCTAGCAGTTGCGTGTGACTTGATAAAGCAGCATGTCCCATCTATGATCATGCAGGCTGTTTTACAGTTATGTGCTCGCTTGACGAAAACTCATTCTCTAGCTTTACGGTTCCTTGAAAATGGAGGCTTGGCAGCTCTTTTTGGCCTTCCAAGAAGTTGTTTTTTCCCTGGATATGACACTGTTGCATCTGCTATAGTTCGTCATCTCCTTGAAGATCCGCAAACACTTCAAACAGCAATGGAATTGGAGATTCGCCAAGCCCTGAGTGGCAACAGGCATGGTGGGCGTACTTCTTCAAGGACATTTTTGACATCAATGGCACCTGTGATCTCAAGAGATCCTCTGGTTTTTATGAAAGCTGCTGCTGCAGTTTGTCAGTTGGAGACATCAGGAGGTAGGACCTTTGTTGTGTTactgaaggaaaaagagaaggaaaaggaaaaatctaAAGTATCAGCTGTTGAGGCTGGATTATCTTCCAACGAATGTGTACGGATTCCTGAAAATAAGCTACATGATGGATCAGGTAAATGCtcaaaaaatcacaaaaaaatcCCTGCCAATCTCACTCAAGTGATAGATCAGCTTCTTGAAATAGTCTTGAAATACCATTTTCCAAAGAGCCAGGAGGACTGTGTGAGTAACCTATCTGCTATGGAGGTTGATGAGCCTGCTATGAAGGTAAAGGGTAAATCAAAGGTTGATGAGACAAGGAAATTGGAGTCTGATTCTGAAAGATCTGCAGGGTTGGCCAAGGTGACCTTTGTTCTCAAGTTACTGAGTGATATTCTTCTGATGTATGTACATGCCGTTGGGGTTATACTTAAACGGGATTTGGAAATGACTCATTTGCGGGGATCTAATCAACTGGATGGTCCTGGACTTGGTGGTATACTTCACCATGTAATTCATTGGTTGCTTCCGCTCACCATAGATAAATCTGCTGGACCTGATGAATGGAGAGACAAGTTGTCTGAAAAAGCTTCTTGGTTTCTGGTAGTTCTGTGTGGTCGTTCCAGTGAAGGGCGCAGACGAGTAATTAATGAACTTGTTAAAGCTTTATCCTCATTTTCTAACTTGGATTCTAGTTCCACTACGAGCATCTTATTGCCggataaaagggtttatgctTTTGTTGATTTGGTGTATtctattttgtcaaaaaaCTCATCATCCAGCAACTTACCTGGTTCCGGGTTTTCACCAGACATAGCGAAAAGCATGATAGATGGGGGAATGATTCAGTGTCTGACTGGTATCCTTCATGTGATTGATTTGGACCATCCTGATGCTTCCAAAACTGTGAATTTGATACTCAAGGCTTTAGAAAGCCTAACAAGGGCTGCTAATGCTAGTGAGCAATATTTTAAATCTGATGAGACGAACAAGAAAAAATCCACAGGGTTAAATGGAAGATCTGATGATCAGGTAACTGCCGCATCAGGGGATAATACTGTGGGGCATAATCAGAATATAAGCAGTGAGCAGGATGCAACAGATGCTGTACAGACCGAACAAGTGGGTCAAGGAGCTTCTCAAAGTGAAGGTAATCCTGATGCAAATCCAAACCAGTTGGTGGAACAGGACATGAGAATAGATGTTGAAGGACCACTAGCTTCTAATCCACCTATGGAGCTTGGGATGGATTTTATGCGTGAAGAGATGGATGGTAATGTATTACACAACACTGATCAAATTGATATGACTTTCCGTGTTGAGAATAGGGCAGATGATGATATGggtgatgaagatgatgacatGGGTGATGATGGTGaggatgatgaggatgatgatgagggagaggatgaggatgaggataTAGCAGAAGATGGTGGTGGTATGATGTCTCTTGCTGATACTGATGTGGAAGACCATGATGATACTGGCTTGGGAGATGATTACAATGATGAGATGATAGATGAAGACGATGACGATTTTCATGAGAATCGTGTCATAGAGGTGAGATGGAGGGAAGCCCTTGATGGGCTTGATCATTTGCAGGTACTTGGACAGCCTGGAGCTACAAGTGGTCTCATTGATGTTGCTGCTGAACCTTTTGAAGGGGTTAACGTGGATGACCTGTTTGGTCTACGAAGGCCATTAGGTTTTGATCGCCGCCGTCAGACGAGTAGGTCTTCCTTTGAGCGAACTGTTACAGAAGCAAATGGCTTTCAACATCCTCTGCTTTTAAGACCTTCTCAGTCTGGGGATTTGGTCTCAATGTGGTCAGCAGGTGGAAATTCATCCCGGGATTTAGAAGCCCTGTCATCAGGGAGCTTTGATGTAGCTCATTTCTACATGTTTGATGCTCCTGTTCTTCCATATGATCACGTACCAAGCAATCTTTTTGGTGACCGTTTGGGTGGTGCAGCACCCCCACCTTTGACTGATTATTCTGTAGGTATGGACTCATTGCAGTTATCAGGACGAAGAGGACCAGGTGATGGTCGATGGACTGATGATGGCCAGCCTCAAGCAGGTCCTCAAGCAGCTGCTATTGCACAGGCAGTGGAGGAACAGTTTATATCTGAATTACGAAGTATTGCTCCTGCTGATATCCCTGCTGAACGACAGTCCCAGAACTCCAGAGTGCAGGAGAAACAGCCAGATCACCCTCCTTTAAATGATAGTCAAGTAGCAGCAGAGAATGATGACAGCAGCCATCAACGAAATGAAGATCAAAATCAAGACAGGGGTGGTGAAACAATACATCAAATCATCTCAAGTTCTGAGAGTGTTCCCTGCCAAGAACAAGTCAATCCAGAATCTGTTGGTTCCGAGGTACCTGAACCAATGTCAATTCAGCCACCTTCACTGAACAGTACACCAAATGATAGCATGGACACTGGTGATGGGAATGGTACTGCTGGTGAGCAACTCGGGTCAGTTCCAGAGTTAGACAGTGCTGATTTACAATGTGAAGGGGGTTCTGAAGTTCCTTCTAATGTACATGATGTTACAGTGGAGGCCGTGGGTTGTGATGGATCCTCAAGAACAGAGGGCCAGGTTGGTAATGTGTCGGCAAGTTTCGGCTTCGAAGCACCTAATCCAGGTGATTCTCATACTTCTTCGGTGCCAACAAATGTTGATGTTGATATGAATTGCATTGATGAAGTAAATCAAACGGGCCATCCCATGCCTGCTTTTGAAAATGGTACAGATGGGCCGTTAAGTCAAAACACATTGGTTGCTCCAGAAGCTAATCAGGCTGAACCAGTTAGTTTGAATAATGAGGCTCCTGGTGCTAATGCAATTGATCCGACCTTCCTGGAGGCTCTGCCTGAAGATTTGAGGGCTGAAGTTCTTGCTTCACAGCAAGCTCAGCCTGTTCAACCTCCATCTTATGCACCGCCTTCTGTGGATGACATTGATCCTGAGTTTTTAGCTGCCCTTCCTCCAGATATCCAAGCAGAAGTTTTGGCTCAACAAAGAGCACAAAGGGTTGCACAGCAGGCTGAGGGACAACCAGTTGACATGGACAATGCTTCAATAATTGCTACTTTTCCTGCTGATTTACGCGAAGAGGTTTCCATCTGGAACTGCATCTTTTCATGACCTTGATTGTAGTGATTGTTTGTCTTAATATGTAGTAATCCTGTATTTTCTGTTTATCCAGGTACTTTTAACTTCTTCAGAAGCTGTTCTGTCTGCATTGCCTTCTCCATTACTTGCAGAAGCCCAAATGCTAAGAGATCGAGCAATGAGTCATTATCAGGCTCGCAGTCTTTTTGGAAGCAGCCACAGGCTAAATAATCGGAGAAATGGATTGGGTTTTGACCGGCAGACAGTAATCGACAGGGGTGTTGGAGTCACAATTGGTCGGAGGGCAGTTTCTGCTCTTGCGGACAGCTTGAAGGTTAAGGAAATTGAAGGAGAGCCGCTTCTGGATGCTAATGCTTTGAAAGCCTTAATTAGGCTTCTACGACTAGCCCAGGTAAAACCATATTCTAATTATGGGAATTGGAATATCACACGTGCTAGCTAGATTTTTTTTGGACGTACTTAGCTGCCAAACTGGTAACGTGCAGACATGCCTTCacgcataaaatcatttattgaATTATATTCTGCTAACATGGTggatttgttttggtttgcGTGTTTAGCCCCTTGGTAAAGGACTCTTGCAGAGGCTTTTGCTAAACTTGTGCACCCATAGTGTTACAAGAGCAATCTTAGTTCGTCTTTTGCTCGATATGATCAGACCTGAGGCTGAAGGCTCAGTCAGTGGACTAGCAACTATTAATTCCCAAAGGCTTTACGGTTGCAATTCAAATGTTGTTTATGGTCGATCACAGTTGTTGGATGGTAATCATCTGATGTGGCAATAAA comes from Prunus dulcis chromosome 6, ALMONDv2, whole genome shotgun sequence and encodes:
- the LOC117632876 gene encoding E3 ubiquitin-protein ligase UPL1 isoform X1, which encodes MKLKRRRAVEVPPKIRSFINSVTAVPLENIEGPLKGFVWEFDKGDFHHWVDLFNHFDSFFEKHIKSRKDLQVEDNFLDSDPPFPREAVLQVLRVIRIILENCTNKHFYSSYEQHLSSLLACTDADVVEACLQTLAAFLKKTVGKYSIRDAALNSKLFALAQGWGGKEEGLGLIACAIQNGCGHIAYELGCTLHFEFYASNDSTDDIPATQGLQIIHLPNINTHREADLELLSKLIAEYNVPSSLRFSLLTRLRFARAFGSLATRQQYACIRLYAFIVLVQANSDADDLVSFFNTEPEFVNELVSLLSFEDVVLEKIRILCLLSLVALCQDRSRQPTVLTAVTSGGQRGILSSLMQKAIDSVISDTSKWSVVFAEALLSLVTVLVSSSSGCSAMREAGFIPTLLPLLKDTNPQHLHLVSTSVHILEAFMDYSNPAAALFRDLGGLDDTISRLHVEVSHVENGSKQQDEDSEIIGRSAQVVAGTSTELDNMQPLYSEPLVSYHRRLLMKALLRAISLGTYAPGNTARVYGSEESLLPQCLCIIFKRAKDFGGGVFSLASTVMSDLIHKDPTCFPVLDAAGLPSAFLDAIMDGVLCSAEAITCIPQCLDALCINTNNGLEAVKERNAMRCFVKIFTSRTYLRALTSDTPGSLSSGLDELMRHASSLRGPGVDMLIEILNAISKIGHGVDASYMSTDPLCSSTPVPMETDGEERNLVLSDGGESSKMDSSEQTAEPSSDSLTGNVELFLPDCVSNAARLLETILQNGDTCRIFVEKKGVEAVLQLFTLPLMPLSVSVGQSISVAFKNFSPQHSASLARAVCSFLREHLKSTNELLVSVGGTQLAVVDSAKQTKVLKHLSSLEGILSLSNVLLKGTTTVVSELGAADADVLKDLGSTYREIIWQISLCNDVKSDEKISAEQEPESAEAAPSNASGRESDDDANIPMVRYMNPVSIRNQPLWAGEREFLSVVRSGEGLHRRSRHGFTRIRGGRTGRHLEALNVDSESSSTVSETSTSQDLKKKSPDVLVMEILNKLASTLRSFFTALVKGFTSPNRRRVDSGSLTLASKTLGTALAKVFLESLSFSGHSTSAGLDTSLSVKCRYLGKVVDDMVSLTFDSRRRTCYTTTVNNFYVHGTFKELLTTFEATSQLLWTLPYCVPTSGIDHEKTAEGSKLSHSPWLLDTLQSYCRVLEYFVNSSLLLSTTSASQAQLLVQPVAVGLSIGLFPVPRDPEVFVRMLQSQVLDVILPVWNHPMFPNCSPGFIASIVSLVMHVYSGVGDVKQNRSGISGSTNQRFMPPPLDESTITTIVEMGFSRARAEDALRRVETNSVEMAMEWLFSHPEDPVQEDDELARALALSLGNSSDASKADSVDKSVDVLAEEGCVKAPPVDDILAASVKLFQSSDTMAFPLTDLLVTLGNRNKGEDRPRVVSYLIQQLKNCPLDFSKDTSALSMVSHVIALLLSEDGSTRETAAQHGIVSAAIDILMNFKAKDESGNELIVPKCISALLLILDNMLQSRPKISENVEDTQTGSLPESGEHASLSIPASDTEKKQATDSHEKDSATAFEKILGKSTGYLTMEECHNVLAVACDLIKQHVPSMIMQAVLQLCARLTKTHSLALRFLENGGLAALFGLPRSCFFPGYDTVASAIVRHLLEDPQTLQTAMELEIRQALSGNRHGGRTSSRTFLTSMAPVISRDPLVFMKAAAAVCQLETSGGRTFVVLLKEKEKEKEKSKVSAVEAGLSSNECVRIPENKLHDGSGKCSKNHKKIPANLTQVIDQLLEIVLKYHFPKSQEDCVSNLSAMEVDEPAMKVKGKSKVDETRKLESDSERSAGLAKVTFVLKLLSDILLMYVHAVGVILKRDLEMTHLRGSNQLDGPGLGGILHHVIHWLLPLTIDKSAGPDEWRDKLSEKASWFLVVLCGRSSEGRRRVINELVKALSSFSNLDSSSTTSILLPDKRVYAFVDLVYSILSKNSSSSNLPGSGFSPDIAKSMIDGGMIQCLTGILHVIDLDHPDASKTVNLILKALESLTRAANASEQYFKSDETNKKKSTGLNGRSDDQVTAASGDNTVGHNQNISSEQDATDAVQTEQVGQGASQSEGNPDANPNQLVEQDMRIDVEGPLASNPPMELGMDFMREEMDGNVLHNTDQIDMTFRVENRADDDMGDEDDDMGDDGEDDEDDDEGEDEDEDIAEDGGGMMSLADTDVEDHDDTGLGDDYNDEMIDEDDDDFHENRVIEVRWREALDGLDHLQVLGQPGATSGLIDVAAEPFEGVNVDDLFGLRRPLGFDRRRQTSRSSFERTVTEANGFQHPLLLRPSQSGDLVSMWSAGGNSSRDLEALSSGSFDVAHFYMFDAPVLPYDHVPSNLFGDRLGGAAPPPLTDYSVGMDSLQLSGRRGPGDGRWTDDGQPQAGPQAAAIAQAVEEQFISELRSIAPADIPAERQSQNSRVQEKQPDHPPLNDSQVAAENDDSSHQRNEDQNQDRGGETIHQIISSSESVPCQEQVNPESVGSEVPEPMSIQPPSLNSTPNDSMDTGDGNGTAGEQLGSVPELDSADLQCEGGSEVPSNVHDVTVEAVGCDGSSRTEGQVGNVSASFGFEAPNPGDSHTSSVPTNVDVDMNCIDEVNQTGHPMPAFENGTDGPLSQNTLVAPEANQAEPVSLNNEAPGANAIDPTFLEALPEDLRAEVLASQQAQPVQPPSYAPPSVDDIDPEFLAALPPDIQAEVLAQQRAQRVAQQAEGQPVDMDNASIIATFPADLREEVLLTSSEAVLSALPSPLLAEAQMLRDRAMSHYQARSLFGSSHRLNNRRNGLGFDRQTVIDRGVGVTIGRRAVSALADSLKVKEIEGEPLLDANALKALIRLLRLAQPLGKGLLQRLLLNLCTHSVTRAILVRLLLDMIRPEAEGSVSGLATINSQRLYGCNSNVVYGRSQLLDGLPPLVLRRILEILTYLATNHSAVANMLFYFDFSGVPEPLSSIHMETKKDKGKEKMGEGGYSSKISGNTQDVNVPLILFLKLLNRPHFLHGTAHLEQVMGLLQVVVYTSASKLEGRSQSEGVDGNSQNLAINEASGDGQKGPALEQESDHGDKPISGESSTSDGKRNTDTYNIFLKLPESDLHNLCSLLGREGLSDKVYMLAGEVLKKLASVAAAHRIFFISELSELAHGLSASAVGELVTLRNTQMLGLSAGSMAGPAILRVLQALCSLTSPRASENSGLENDAEQEERATMSKLNVALEPLWQELSNCISATETHLGQSSFCPTMSTINIGDHVQGSSSSSPLPPGTQRLLPFMEAFFVLCEKLQANLSLTLQDNANVTAREVKESAGNSDPSTAKCHSCGDSQRKFDGAVTFTRFAEKHRRLLNAFIRQNPGLLEKSLTMMLEAPRLIDFDNKRAYFRSRIRQQHEQHLSGPLRISVRRAYVLEDSYNQLRMRPNQDMKGRLNVQFQGEEGIDAGGLTREWYQLLSRVIFDKGALLFTTVGNNATFQPNPNSVYQTEHLSYFKFVGRVVAKALFDGQLLDVYFTRSFYKHILGVKVTYHDIEAVDPDYYKNLKWMLENDVSDIPDLTFSMDADEEKHILYEKNQVTDYELKPGGRNIRVTEETKHEYVDLVAEHILTNAIRPQINSFLEGFTELVPRELISIFNDKELELLISGLPEIDLDDLKANTEYTGYTVASSVVEWFWEVVKGFNKEDMARLLQFVTGTSKVPLEGFRALQGISGAQRFQIHKAYGAPDRLPSAHTCFNQLDLPEYTSKEQLHERLMLAIHEASEGFGFG